In a genomic window of Clavelina lepadiformis chromosome 7, kaClaLepa1.1, whole genome shotgun sequence:
- the LOC143464552 gene encoding coiled-coil domain-containing protein 81-like isoform X4 translates to MPEVMQNLVSEARKNRFTAIPKLSEEDIISVWDNLSKYVELQMCSQKGVHIPNLGTFTFTHKKMDIGNNKFVLIQRPVFLLSEKFSQTHALSCTKYHTTGEIPVVQLNFTALAVESPFDRDTVETCVREVLQSLSRAVANQQNVEFLFRGIGVLAIKELKVKLKFFKDFLNSMDGSGNLVKVLENELFCSNTAQNVDLIRKFSGRLLNKRPGTADSVMSNQTTLSAQRRPGTQTLTLPRLNGGKDLLPPISEYEQTEGDGDKIPLPPTRSTNREVIHPHPVVGISLNPEELREALPSRDGIRGSPVKKIYSPNSNHSPKPPSTAGSADRPETTKLLETPHCFEESAKDEKQPRPVSAPLQTPEPPTMRRYSRNSVPVCTSPKHHHKTGQEMCYLCMQRSMRNIPVSFEDERRRKEKEQDALLQQYQQMKDQEAILLTQANQNSNRQSNQKVAAFNLGVAECLRDSKSKRSSEFVRSYVFQNRPLTPLRFYKQEEYSKALESQVKLRTSRETREKHDREFQERLEQVQLAEDLAAQREQFLRVKADQVSQYQRALSAQIRSKPLPLPKAESDSKQPIFGRFDATNEKLLEQKERARSLLKSQLDMVADKKKNSILHHLGKQKEESEMLERTKQELITDRVSSHKRSHEMRRSLEQNWRNHHLSKISREEDERFRMRTPGMLLLQQTEKYSRCGQCERRTNNCGESNIWSESRYIPGSRLMV, encoded by the exons ATGCCAGAGGTTATGCAGAATCTCGTATCTGAGGCCAGAAAAAATAGATTTACGGCAATACCTAAGCTTTCGGAAGAAG ATATCATCAGTGTGTGGGACAACTTGTCAAAGTATGTGGAGCTACAGATGTGTTCTCAAAAAGGGGTTCACATACCAAACCTGGGAACATTTACATTTACACACAAAAAGATGGATATTGGCAATAACAAGTTCGTTTTGATACAGAGACCAGTATTTCTTCTCTCCGAAAAATTTTCCCAAACACATGCTTTAAGTTGCACCAAGTATCATACAACAG GTGAAATCCCTGTGGTTcaactaaactttacagcTTTAGCAGTAGAAAGTCCATTTGACAGGGACACCGTTGAAACCTGTGTAAGGGAGGTTTTACAG TCATTGTCACGAGCGGTAGCCAATCAGCAAAATGTTGAATTTCTTTTTCGGGGTATTGGTGTTTTGGCCATCAAAGaattaaaagtgaaattgaagtttttcaaAGACTTTTTAAATTCCATGGATGGATCAGGAAATTTGGTAAAGGTTTTAgaaaat GAACTTTTTTGCAGTAACACAGCACAGAATGTTGACTTGATTAGAAAGTTTAGTGGGAGGCTTCTTAATAAG CGCCCCGGCACAGCTGATTCTGTCATGTCCAATCAGACTACACTAAGCGCTCAACGTCGCCCTGGAACACAGACTCTCACTTTACCAAG GTTGAATGGAGGTAAAGATTTACTACCACCCATCAGTGAATACGAACAAACTGAAGGTGATGGAG acAAGATCCCTCTTCCACCCACTCGATCAACAAATCGTGAAGTTATACATCCCCATCCTGTTGTTGGAATAAGTCTCAATCCTGAGGAGTTGAGAGAGGCGCTACCATCAAGGGATGGAATTAGGGGCTCACCTGTTAAAAA GATTTACAGTCCAAACAGTAACCACTCACCTAAGCCGCCAAGCACTGCAGGCAGCGCAGATCGACCTGAAACAACAAAGTTGCTGGAGACTCCACATTGCTTTGAAGAGTCGGCAAAAG ATGAAAAACAGCCAAGACCAGTGTCTGCCCCACTGCAGACGCCTGAACCTCCGACAATGCGCCGCTACTCTAGAAATAGCGTTCCAGTTTGCACTTCTCCGAAACATCATCACAAAACTGGCCAGGAGATGTGTTATCTTTGTATGCAACGGTCGATGCGGAATATACCCGTGTCGTTTGAAGATGAACGTCGTCGCAAGGAAAAGGAACAAGATGCTCTTTTGCAACAATATCAGCAAATGAAAGACCAGGAAGCCATACTATTAACTCAG GCAAATCAAAATTCCAACAGACAATCTAATCAGAAGGTGGCTGCATTTAACCTTGGAGTGGCTGAATGCCTACGTGATTCAAAATCTAAACGCTCTTCGGAATTTGTT AGATCCTACGTTTTTCAAAACCGACCACTTACACCACTAAGATTCTACAAGCAAGAAGAGTACAGCAAAGCGCTTGAAAGTCAG gtcAAACTTCGCACATCTCGTGAAACACGAGAAAAACACGATCGCGAATTTCAGGAACGTTTGGAACAAGTACAACTGGCCGAGGA tttggcaGCGCAACGTGAACAATTTTTGCGTGTGAAGGCTGATCAGGTTTCACAGTATCAAAGAGCCCTGTCTGCGCAg ATAAGAAGCAAGCCGCTCCCTCTTCCGAAGGCGGAATCGGACTCCAAGCAACCTATCTTTGGCCGATTTGACGCGACAAACGAAAAACTTTTGGAGCAAAAAGAAAGAGCGCGTTCGCTGCTGAA GAGTCAGCTTGATATGGTGGCTGACAAGAAAAAGAACTCGATTTTGCATCACCTGGGgaaacaaaaagaagaaagCGAGATGTTAGAACGTACTAAGCAAGA GTTGATTACGGATAGAGTAAGCTCACATAAGCGTTCCCATGAAATGCGACGCAGCTTGGAGCAAAACTGGAGGAACCATCATCTGTCAAAAATATCACGTGAGGAAGACGAAAGATTCCGGATGCGCACGCCAGGAATGCTCCTCCTCCAGCAAACCGAAAAATACAG CCGATGTGGTCAGTGCGAACGAAGAACCAATAACTGTGGTGAATCAAACATATGGAGTGAATCTAGGTATATTCCGGGATCCCGTTTGATGGTCTAA
- the LOC143464552 gene encoding coiled-coil domain-containing protein 81-like isoform X1 produces the protein MPEVMQNLVSEARKNRFTAIPKLSEEDIISVWDNLSKYVELQMCSQKGVHIPNLGTFTFTHKKMDIGNNKFVLIQRPVFLLSEKFSQTHALSCTKYHTTGEIPVVQLNFTALAVESPFDRDTVETCVREVLQSLSRAVANQQNVEFLFRGIGVLAIKELKVKLKFFKDFLNSMDGSGNLVKVLENELFCSNTAQNVDLIRKFSGRLLNKRPGTADSVMSNQTTLSAQRRPGTQTLTLPRLNGGKDLLPPISEYEQTEGDGDKIPLPPTRSTNREVIHPHPVVGISLNPEELREALPSRDGIRGSPVKKIYSPNSNHSPKPPSTAGSADRPETTKLLETPHCFEESAKDEKQPRPVSAPLQTPEPPTMRRYSRNSVPVCTSPKHHHKTGQEMCYLCMQRSMRNIPVSFEDERRRKEKEQDALLQQYQQMKDQEAILLTQANQNSNRQSNQKVAAFNLGVAECLRDSKSKRSSEFVRSYVFQNRPLTPLRFYKQEEYSKALESQVKLRTSRETREKHDREFQERLEQVQLAEDLAAQREQFLRVKADQVSQYQRALSAQIQIHKKITGAVEDVTERRHLSIPKPRVLSPFESPEARKLRSNKIRSKPLPLPKAESDSKQPIFGRFDATNEKLLEQKERARSLLKSQLDMVADKKKNSILHHLGKQKEESEMLERTKQELITDRVSSHKRSHEMRRSLEQNWRNHHLSKISREEDERFRMRTPGMLLLQQTEKYSRCGQCERRTNNCGESNIWSESRYIPGSRLMV, from the exons ATGCCAGAGGTTATGCAGAATCTCGTATCTGAGGCCAGAAAAAATAGATTTACGGCAATACCTAAGCTTTCGGAAGAAG ATATCATCAGTGTGTGGGACAACTTGTCAAAGTATGTGGAGCTACAGATGTGTTCTCAAAAAGGGGTTCACATACCAAACCTGGGAACATTTACATTTACACACAAAAAGATGGATATTGGCAATAACAAGTTCGTTTTGATACAGAGACCAGTATTTCTTCTCTCCGAAAAATTTTCCCAAACACATGCTTTAAGTTGCACCAAGTATCATACAACAG GTGAAATCCCTGTGGTTcaactaaactttacagcTTTAGCAGTAGAAAGTCCATTTGACAGGGACACCGTTGAAACCTGTGTAAGGGAGGTTTTACAG TCATTGTCACGAGCGGTAGCCAATCAGCAAAATGTTGAATTTCTTTTTCGGGGTATTGGTGTTTTGGCCATCAAAGaattaaaagtgaaattgaagtttttcaaAGACTTTTTAAATTCCATGGATGGATCAGGAAATTTGGTAAAGGTTTTAgaaaat GAACTTTTTTGCAGTAACACAGCACAGAATGTTGACTTGATTAGAAAGTTTAGTGGGAGGCTTCTTAATAAG CGCCCCGGCACAGCTGATTCTGTCATGTCCAATCAGACTACACTAAGCGCTCAACGTCGCCCTGGAACACAGACTCTCACTTTACCAAG GTTGAATGGAGGTAAAGATTTACTACCACCCATCAGTGAATACGAACAAACTGAAGGTGATGGAG acAAGATCCCTCTTCCACCCACTCGATCAACAAATCGTGAAGTTATACATCCCCATCCTGTTGTTGGAATAAGTCTCAATCCTGAGGAGTTGAGAGAGGCGCTACCATCAAGGGATGGAATTAGGGGCTCACCTGTTAAAAA GATTTACAGTCCAAACAGTAACCACTCACCTAAGCCGCCAAGCACTGCAGGCAGCGCAGATCGACCTGAAACAACAAAGTTGCTGGAGACTCCACATTGCTTTGAAGAGTCGGCAAAAG ATGAAAAACAGCCAAGACCAGTGTCTGCCCCACTGCAGACGCCTGAACCTCCGACAATGCGCCGCTACTCTAGAAATAGCGTTCCAGTTTGCACTTCTCCGAAACATCATCACAAAACTGGCCAGGAGATGTGTTATCTTTGTATGCAACGGTCGATGCGGAATATACCCGTGTCGTTTGAAGATGAACGTCGTCGCAAGGAAAAGGAACAAGATGCTCTTTTGCAACAATATCAGCAAATGAAAGACCAGGAAGCCATACTATTAACTCAG GCAAATCAAAATTCCAACAGACAATCTAATCAGAAGGTGGCTGCATTTAACCTTGGAGTGGCTGAATGCCTACGTGATTCAAAATCTAAACGCTCTTCGGAATTTGTT AGATCCTACGTTTTTCAAAACCGACCACTTACACCACTAAGATTCTACAAGCAAGAAGAGTACAGCAAAGCGCTTGAAAGTCAG gtcAAACTTCGCACATCTCGTGAAACACGAGAAAAACACGATCGCGAATTTCAGGAACGTTTGGAACAAGTACAACTGGCCGAGGA tttggcaGCGCAACGTGAACAATTTTTGCGTGTGAAGGCTGATCAGGTTTCACAGTATCAAAGAGCCCTGTCTGCGCAg AtacaaattcataaaaaaatcACGGGCGCCGTTGAAGATGTAACCGAAAGGCGACATCTTAGCATTCCCAAGCCTCGGGTATTAAGTCCGTTTGAGAGCCCAGAAGCCAGGAAGCTGCGTTCAAACAAG ATAAGAAGCAAGCCGCTCCCTCTTCCGAAGGCGGAATCGGACTCCAAGCAACCTATCTTTGGCCGATTTGACGCGACAAACGAAAAACTTTTGGAGCAAAAAGAAAGAGCGCGTTCGCTGCTGAA GAGTCAGCTTGATATGGTGGCTGACAAGAAAAAGAACTCGATTTTGCATCACCTGGGgaaacaaaaagaagaaagCGAGATGTTAGAACGTACTAAGCAAGA GTTGATTACGGATAGAGTAAGCTCACATAAGCGTTCCCATGAAATGCGACGCAGCTTGGAGCAAAACTGGAGGAACCATCATCTGTCAAAAATATCACGTGAGGAAGACGAAAGATTCCGGATGCGCACGCCAGGAATGCTCCTCCTCCAGCAAACCGAAAAATACAG CCGATGTGGTCAGTGCGAACGAAGAACCAATAACTGTGGTGAATCAAACATATGGAGTGAATCTAGGTATATTCCGGGATCCCGTTTGATGGTCTAA
- the LOC143464565 gene encoding heterogeneous nuclear ribonucleoprotein Q-like: MNDCNGTELKFESINIESTGNENGTQNHSSSYPQLLEAGLSVGVANALDAVFKEDLVKFSDLDDRAIEALKELDEDGALAVLKQFNDSNLQHVQNKSAFLCGVMKIHRQRAKHEKDGLAPEVKRSGPAEEKIQELLERTKYSLDVTTGQRRYGGPPPKEIYDGDEPGPGCQVFVGRIPRTVFEDELVPLLEDAGIIWDFRLMMDPLTGQNRGFGFVTYTSKESAVECVKKLDNYEIKPKKYLGVCVSQSNCRLFVGSIPKTKTKDEIYDEFNELTKGLKDVIIYLQTEDKLKNRGFCFLEYVDHKAASQARRKLGSPKVKAFNNAISVDWADPIEEPSDEIMSKVKVLYIKNLSIKASEEIVMTTFSTFGEVERVKKIKDYAFVHFKERDDAMKALEGLNGLNLEGEPIEISLAKPVDKKKKERQMERKMMNTPYGMNIGGYGGGPRNTFMGRGRGGRGGMSGFGGPPMMGGYGGNYVDDFYTSDYMHYGFGGYDDPFYGAPMRGGHFQQRQGMMRGNQRGMYGGGYVRGRGGAGGGNNQRGRSRGGRGGGSGNNSMRGRGKPNMPGKRKANFGNAAPVGGKRQNMSTNVATSSGQWGSEPIAQQPLHQEAGAEWFQDSIDEQWS; encoded by the exons atgaatgaCTGCAATGGAACAGagttaaaatttgaaagtaTCAACATTGAAAGCACAGGCAATGAGAATGGGACACAAAATCATTCATCAAGTTATCCACAGTTGTTAGAAGCTGGACTTTCCGTTGGTGTTGCTAATGCGTTGGATGCTGTTTTTAAAGAAG aCTTAGTCAAGTTCTCTGACCTTGATGATCGTGCCATTGAAGCTTTAAAAGAGTTAGACGAGGATGGGGCTCTTGCTGTCTTGAAGCAGTTTAATGATTCAAACCTTCAG CatgtacaaaataaaagtgCATTTCTGTGTGGAGTTATGAAAATTCATCGACAAAgagcaaaacatgaaaaagatGGCCTGGCCCCAGAGGTTAAGAGAAGTGGCCCAGCTGAAGAAAAAATTCAG GAATTGCTTGAGCGTACTAAATATTCACTTGACGTAACCACTGGCCAGCGTAGATATGGTGGCCCCCCACCAAAAGAAATCTATGACGGAGATGAACCTGGTCCTGGATGTCAG gTATTTGTTGGACGCATACCACGTACAGTATTTGAAGATGAACTTGTACCACTCTTGGAAGACGCAGGAATCATTTGGGATTTTCGTTTAATGATGGACCCACTGACAGGCCAAAATCGTGGGTTTGGTTTTGTCACTTATACCTCGAAGGAAAGTGCTGTGGAATGTGTGAAAAAG CTTGataattatgaaataaaaccCAAAAAATACTTGGGTGTTTGTGTATCACAATCTAATTGTCGGTTATTTGTTGGATCAATTccaaaaacgaaaacaaaagaTGAAATATATGACGAATTTAATGAATTAACAA AGGGATTAAAAGACGTCATCATATATCTACAAACAGAAGACAAACTCAAAAACAGAGGATTTTGTTTTCTGGAATATGTAGACCACAAAGCAGCCTCTCAG GCTCGACGGAAGCTTGGTTCGCCGAAAGTAAAAGCATTCAATAATGCAATATCGGTTGACTGGGCTGATCCAATAGAAGAGCCATCTGATGAAATTATGTCCAAG gTTAAAGTTTTGTACATAAAGAACTTATCAATCAAAGCCAGTGAAGAAATTGTTATGACCACGTTTAGCACATTTGGTGAAGTAGAACGggtaaaaaaaatcaaagacTATGCTTTTGTTCACTTTAAAGAAAGGGATGATGCCATGAAg GCATTAGAAGGTTTGAATGGTCTAAACTTGGAAGGCGAACCAATAGAAATAAGTCTTGCCAAACCTGtggataaaaagaaaaaagagagACAGATGGAAAGAAAAATGATGAACACCCCCTA TGGTATGAACATAGGAGGTTATGGGGGTGGCCCCAGGAATACCTTTATGGGTCGTGGACGAGGTGGCCGCGGCGGAATGAGTGGTTTTGGTGGCCCTCCTATGATGGGTGGATATGGTGGAAACTATGTTGATGATTTCTACACCAGTGATTACATGCACTATGGGTTTGGAGGATACGATGACCCTTTTTATGGCGCTCCAATGCGAGGGGGTCATTTCCAACAACGACAAGGAATGATGAGAGGAAATCAAAGAGG AATGTATGGTGGTGGATACGTGCGTGGCCGAGGAGGTGCAGGTGGAGGCAACAACCAACGAGGACGATCTCGAGGAGGCAGAGGGGGAGGTAGTGGCAATAATTCCATGCGTGGCCGTGGCAAACCAAATATGCCGGGCAAGCGCAAGGCAAACTTTGGCAATGCTGCCCCAGTTGGTGGTAAACGCCAGAATATGTCTACTAATGTGGCAACATCCAGTGGTCAGTGGGGCAGTGAGCCCATTGCCCAACAGCCTTTGCATCAAGAGGCTGGAGCTGAATGGTTTCAAGATAGTATTGATGAGCAGTGGTCATGA
- the LOC143464552 gene encoding coiled-coil domain-containing protein 81-like isoform X2: MPEVMQNLVSEARKNRFTAIPKLSEEDIISVWDNLSKYVELQMCSQKGVHIPNLGTFTFTHKKMDIGNNKFVLIQRPVFLLSEKFSQTHALSCTKYHTTGEIPVVQLNFTALAVESPFDRDTVETCVREVLQSLSRAVANQQNVEFLFRGIGVLAIKELKVKLKFFKDFLNSMDGSGNLVKVLENELFCSNTAQNVDLIRKFSGRLLNKRPGTADSVMSNQTTLSAQRRPGTQTLTLPRLNGGKDLLPPISEYEQTEGDGDKIPLPPTRSTNREVIHPHPVVGISLNPEELREALPSRDGIRGSPVKKIYSPNSNHSPKPPSTAGSADRPETTKLLETPHCFEESAKDEKQPRPVSAPLQTPEPPTMRRYSRNSVPVCTSPKHHHKTGQEMCYLCMQRSMRNIPVSFEDERRRKEKEQDALLQQYQQMKDQEAILLTQANQNSNRQSNQKVAAFNLGVAECLRDSKSKRSSEFVRSYVFQNRPLTPLRFYKQEEYSKALESQVKLRTSRETREKHDREFQERLEQVQLAEDLAAQREQFLRVKADQVSQYQRALSAQIQIHKKITGAVEDVTERRHLSIPKPRVLSPFESPEARKLRSNKIRSKPLPLPKAESDSKQPIFGRFDATNEKLLEQKERARSLLKSQLDMVADKKKNSILHHLGKQKEESEMLERTKQELITDRVSSHKRSHEMRRSLEQNWRNHHLSKISREEDERFRMRTPGMLLLQQTEKYSRCGQCERRTNNCGESNIWSESR, from the exons ATGCCAGAGGTTATGCAGAATCTCGTATCTGAGGCCAGAAAAAATAGATTTACGGCAATACCTAAGCTTTCGGAAGAAG ATATCATCAGTGTGTGGGACAACTTGTCAAAGTATGTGGAGCTACAGATGTGTTCTCAAAAAGGGGTTCACATACCAAACCTGGGAACATTTACATTTACACACAAAAAGATGGATATTGGCAATAACAAGTTCGTTTTGATACAGAGACCAGTATTTCTTCTCTCCGAAAAATTTTCCCAAACACATGCTTTAAGTTGCACCAAGTATCATACAACAG GTGAAATCCCTGTGGTTcaactaaactttacagcTTTAGCAGTAGAAAGTCCATTTGACAGGGACACCGTTGAAACCTGTGTAAGGGAGGTTTTACAG TCATTGTCACGAGCGGTAGCCAATCAGCAAAATGTTGAATTTCTTTTTCGGGGTATTGGTGTTTTGGCCATCAAAGaattaaaagtgaaattgaagtttttcaaAGACTTTTTAAATTCCATGGATGGATCAGGAAATTTGGTAAAGGTTTTAgaaaat GAACTTTTTTGCAGTAACACAGCACAGAATGTTGACTTGATTAGAAAGTTTAGTGGGAGGCTTCTTAATAAG CGCCCCGGCACAGCTGATTCTGTCATGTCCAATCAGACTACACTAAGCGCTCAACGTCGCCCTGGAACACAGACTCTCACTTTACCAAG GTTGAATGGAGGTAAAGATTTACTACCACCCATCAGTGAATACGAACAAACTGAAGGTGATGGAG acAAGATCCCTCTTCCACCCACTCGATCAACAAATCGTGAAGTTATACATCCCCATCCTGTTGTTGGAATAAGTCTCAATCCTGAGGAGTTGAGAGAGGCGCTACCATCAAGGGATGGAATTAGGGGCTCACCTGTTAAAAA GATTTACAGTCCAAACAGTAACCACTCACCTAAGCCGCCAAGCACTGCAGGCAGCGCAGATCGACCTGAAACAACAAAGTTGCTGGAGACTCCACATTGCTTTGAAGAGTCGGCAAAAG ATGAAAAACAGCCAAGACCAGTGTCTGCCCCACTGCAGACGCCTGAACCTCCGACAATGCGCCGCTACTCTAGAAATAGCGTTCCAGTTTGCACTTCTCCGAAACATCATCACAAAACTGGCCAGGAGATGTGTTATCTTTGTATGCAACGGTCGATGCGGAATATACCCGTGTCGTTTGAAGATGAACGTCGTCGCAAGGAAAAGGAACAAGATGCTCTTTTGCAACAATATCAGCAAATGAAAGACCAGGAAGCCATACTATTAACTCAG GCAAATCAAAATTCCAACAGACAATCTAATCAGAAGGTGGCTGCATTTAACCTTGGAGTGGCTGAATGCCTACGTGATTCAAAATCTAAACGCTCTTCGGAATTTGTT AGATCCTACGTTTTTCAAAACCGACCACTTACACCACTAAGATTCTACAAGCAAGAAGAGTACAGCAAAGCGCTTGAAAGTCAG gtcAAACTTCGCACATCTCGTGAAACACGAGAAAAACACGATCGCGAATTTCAGGAACGTTTGGAACAAGTACAACTGGCCGAGGA tttggcaGCGCAACGTGAACAATTTTTGCGTGTGAAGGCTGATCAGGTTTCACAGTATCAAAGAGCCCTGTCTGCGCAg AtacaaattcataaaaaaatcACGGGCGCCGTTGAAGATGTAACCGAAAGGCGACATCTTAGCATTCCCAAGCCTCGGGTATTAAGTCCGTTTGAGAGCCCAGAAGCCAGGAAGCTGCGTTCAAACAAG ATAAGAAGCAAGCCGCTCCCTCTTCCGAAGGCGGAATCGGACTCCAAGCAACCTATCTTTGGCCGATTTGACGCGACAAACGAAAAACTTTTGGAGCAAAAAGAAAGAGCGCGTTCGCTGCTGAA GAGTCAGCTTGATATGGTGGCTGACAAGAAAAAGAACTCGATTTTGCATCACCTGGGgaaacaaaaagaagaaagCGAGATGTTAGAACGTACTAAGCAAGA GTTGATTACGGATAGAGTAAGCTCACATAAGCGTTCCCATGAAATGCGACGCAGCTTGGAGCAAAACTGGAGGAACCATCATCTGTCAAAAATATCACGTGAGGAAGACGAAAGATTCCGGATGCGCACGCCAGGAATGCTCCTCCTCCAGCAAACCGAAAAATACAG CCGATGTGGTCAGTGCGAACGAAGAACCAATAACTGTGGTGAATCAAACATATGGAGTGAATCTAG ATAA
- the LOC143464552 gene encoding coiled-coil domain-containing protein 81-like isoform X3, whose translation MPEVMQNLVSEARKNRFTAIPKLSEEDIISVWDNLSKYVELQMCSQKGVHIPNLGTFTFTHKKMDIGNNKFVLIQRPVFLLSEKFSQTHALSCTKYHTTGEIPVVQLNFTALAVESPFDRDTVETCVREVLQSLSRAVANQQNVEFLFRGIGVLAIKELKVKLKFFKDFLNSMDGSGNLVKVLENRPGTADSVMSNQTTLSAQRRPGTQTLTLPRLNGGKDLLPPISEYEQTEGDGDKIPLPPTRSTNREVIHPHPVVGISLNPEELREALPSRDGIRGSPVKKIYSPNSNHSPKPPSTAGSADRPETTKLLETPHCFEESAKDEKQPRPVSAPLQTPEPPTMRRYSRNSVPVCTSPKHHHKTGQEMCYLCMQRSMRNIPVSFEDERRRKEKEQDALLQQYQQMKDQEAILLTQANQNSNRQSNQKVAAFNLGVAECLRDSKSKRSSEFVRSYVFQNRPLTPLRFYKQEEYSKALESQVKLRTSRETREKHDREFQERLEQVQLAEDLAAQREQFLRVKADQVSQYQRALSAQIQIHKKITGAVEDVTERRHLSIPKPRVLSPFESPEARKLRSNKIRSKPLPLPKAESDSKQPIFGRFDATNEKLLEQKERARSLLKSQLDMVADKKKNSILHHLGKQKEESEMLERTKQELITDRVSSHKRSHEMRRSLEQNWRNHHLSKISREEDERFRMRTPGMLLLQQTEKYSRCGQCERRTNNCGESNIWSESRYIPGSRLMV comes from the exons ATGCCAGAGGTTATGCAGAATCTCGTATCTGAGGCCAGAAAAAATAGATTTACGGCAATACCTAAGCTTTCGGAAGAAG ATATCATCAGTGTGTGGGACAACTTGTCAAAGTATGTGGAGCTACAGATGTGTTCTCAAAAAGGGGTTCACATACCAAACCTGGGAACATTTACATTTACACACAAAAAGATGGATATTGGCAATAACAAGTTCGTTTTGATACAGAGACCAGTATTTCTTCTCTCCGAAAAATTTTCCCAAACACATGCTTTAAGTTGCACCAAGTATCATACAACAG GTGAAATCCCTGTGGTTcaactaaactttacagcTTTAGCAGTAGAAAGTCCATTTGACAGGGACACCGTTGAAACCTGTGTAAGGGAGGTTTTACAG TCATTGTCACGAGCGGTAGCCAATCAGCAAAATGTTGAATTTCTTTTTCGGGGTATTGGTGTTTTGGCCATCAAAGaattaaaagtgaaattgaagtttttcaaAGACTTTTTAAATTCCATGGATGGATCAGGAAATTTGGTAAAGGTTTTAgaaaat CGCCCCGGCACAGCTGATTCTGTCATGTCCAATCAGACTACACTAAGCGCTCAACGTCGCCCTGGAACACAGACTCTCACTTTACCAAG GTTGAATGGAGGTAAAGATTTACTACCACCCATCAGTGAATACGAACAAACTGAAGGTGATGGAG acAAGATCCCTCTTCCACCCACTCGATCAACAAATCGTGAAGTTATACATCCCCATCCTGTTGTTGGAATAAGTCTCAATCCTGAGGAGTTGAGAGAGGCGCTACCATCAAGGGATGGAATTAGGGGCTCACCTGTTAAAAA GATTTACAGTCCAAACAGTAACCACTCACCTAAGCCGCCAAGCACTGCAGGCAGCGCAGATCGACCTGAAACAACAAAGTTGCTGGAGACTCCACATTGCTTTGAAGAGTCGGCAAAAG ATGAAAAACAGCCAAGACCAGTGTCTGCCCCACTGCAGACGCCTGAACCTCCGACAATGCGCCGCTACTCTAGAAATAGCGTTCCAGTTTGCACTTCTCCGAAACATCATCACAAAACTGGCCAGGAGATGTGTTATCTTTGTATGCAACGGTCGATGCGGAATATACCCGTGTCGTTTGAAGATGAACGTCGTCGCAAGGAAAAGGAACAAGATGCTCTTTTGCAACAATATCAGCAAATGAAAGACCAGGAAGCCATACTATTAACTCAG GCAAATCAAAATTCCAACAGACAATCTAATCAGAAGGTGGCTGCATTTAACCTTGGAGTGGCTGAATGCCTACGTGATTCAAAATCTAAACGCTCTTCGGAATTTGTT AGATCCTACGTTTTTCAAAACCGACCACTTACACCACTAAGATTCTACAAGCAAGAAGAGTACAGCAAAGCGCTTGAAAGTCAG gtcAAACTTCGCACATCTCGTGAAACACGAGAAAAACACGATCGCGAATTTCAGGAACGTTTGGAACAAGTACAACTGGCCGAGGA tttggcaGCGCAACGTGAACAATTTTTGCGTGTGAAGGCTGATCAGGTTTCACAGTATCAAAGAGCCCTGTCTGCGCAg AtacaaattcataaaaaaatcACGGGCGCCGTTGAAGATGTAACCGAAAGGCGACATCTTAGCATTCCCAAGCCTCGGGTATTAAGTCCGTTTGAGAGCCCAGAAGCCAGGAAGCTGCGTTCAAACAAG ATAAGAAGCAAGCCGCTCCCTCTTCCGAAGGCGGAATCGGACTCCAAGCAACCTATCTTTGGCCGATTTGACGCGACAAACGAAAAACTTTTGGAGCAAAAAGAAAGAGCGCGTTCGCTGCTGAA GAGTCAGCTTGATATGGTGGCTGACAAGAAAAAGAACTCGATTTTGCATCACCTGGGgaaacaaaaagaagaaagCGAGATGTTAGAACGTACTAAGCAAGA GTTGATTACGGATAGAGTAAGCTCACATAAGCGTTCCCATGAAATGCGACGCAGCTTGGAGCAAAACTGGAGGAACCATCATCTGTCAAAAATATCACGTGAGGAAGACGAAAGATTCCGGATGCGCACGCCAGGAATGCTCCTCCTCCAGCAAACCGAAAAATACAG CCGATGTGGTCAGTGCGAACGAAGAACCAATAACTGTGGTGAATCAAACATATGGAGTGAATCTAGGTATATTCCGGGATCCCGTTTGATGGTCTAA